The segment GGGCTCGACCGTGTGCTCGCCGGCAAGGACGATGCGGGACGATAGGAGAATCCATGCGAACTGAATACGACGTCGCCGTGGTCGGCGGCGGATTGCTCGGCTCCGCCATTGCCTGGGGCCTCGGCCGCCTCGGCAAGAGCGTGGCCGTGCTCGACGAAGGCGACATCGCCAAACGCGCCTCGCGCGCGAATTTTGCGCTGGTCTGGGTGCAGAGCAAAGGGCTCGGCATGCCGGCCTACACGGTCTGGACCGTGCGGGCCTCGCACGCGTGGCGTCGGCTTGCTTCGGAGCTGAAGCAACAGACCGGCCTCGATGTCGCGCTCCAGCAGAATGGCGGCTTTCATCTGACGCTTGGCGAGGACGAATTCGGCCAGCGCACCGAGCTGGTCAAACGCATGCACAACCAGGTCGGTGCGGCCGACTACAAGATGGAGATGTTCTCCGCATCCGAGGTGAAGAAGTCGTTGCCGCTGATCGGGCCGGAAGTCTCCGGCGGCAGCTATTGCCCGCTTGACGGCCACGTCAATTCGCTCCGCACGTTTCGCGCGTTCCACACTGGCTTCAAGGCATTCGGCATCGACTATTTCCCGGAGCGTCCGGTCTCGGCGATCAGCAAGGACGGCGGCGAATTCCGCCTGACCACGCCGAAAGGCGAGTTGCGCGCCGCCAAGATCGTGCTGGCCGCCGGCAATGCCAACCAGACGCTGGCGCCGATGGTCGGCCTCTACGCGCCGATGGGGCCGACCCGCGGCCAGATCGTGGTGACCGAGCGCACCATGCCGTTCC is part of the Bradyrhizobium commune genome and harbors:
- a CDS encoding NAD(P)/FAD-dependent oxidoreductase; translated protein: MRTEYDVAVVGGGLLGSAIAWGLGRLGKSVAVLDEGDIAKRASRANFALVWVQSKGLGMPAYTVWTVRASHAWRRLASELKQQTGLDVALQQNGGFHLTLGEDEFGQRTELVKRMHNQVGAADYKMEMFSASEVKKSLPLIGPEVSGGSYCPLDGHVNSLRTFRAFHTGFKAFGIDYFPERPVSAISKDGGEFRLTTPKGELRAAKIVLAAGNANQTLAPMVGLYAPMGPTRGQIVVTERTMPFLPHPLTTIRQTDEGTVMIGDSKEDELDDRALKHSISAVMTDRAQRMFPHLSRLNVVRSWAGIRVMPQDGFPIYDQSETHPGAFVACCHSGVTLASNHAFEIARMVAQGALEPELVGAFSASRFGGAGAANNSGY